The stretch of DNA CGGGCGTCGGGAAATCGAACTGGCCGAAGTGGAGATGCCGGGGCTCATGGCCCTGCGCGAGGAGTACGCAGCCTCCCAGCCCCTCGCCGGGGCGCGCATCACCGGTTCGCTTCACATGACGGTGCAGACCGCGGTCCTCATCGAGACCCTTGTCGCCCTTGGGGCCAAAGTTCGCTGGGCCTCGTGCAACATCTTTTCGACCCAGGACCACGCCGCCGCCGCCATTGCCGCCGCCGGCATCCCGGTCTTCGCCTGGAAGGGCGAGACCCTTGAAGAGTATTGGTGGTGCACTGAACAGGCATTGAGCTGGCCCGGCGGCGAGTTGCCGAACATGATCCTCGACGACGGCGGCGACGCGACCATGATGGTTCTCGAAGGGGCAACCTGGCAGGCCTCCGGCGTACCCGAATTGGGGGCCGATGATCCGGAGGACTGGGTCGAGCTTGTGACGTGCCTCAAAGACTCCATCGCAAAAAAACGGGTCGACTGGGTGGCGGTGCGCGATTCGATCAAAGGGGTCACCGAAGAGACGACGACCGGCGTCCACCGCCTCTATCACCTCGCCAAGGAGGGCTCACTCCCCTTCCCGGCGATGAACGTCAACGACTCGGTGACCAAGAGCAAGTTCGACAACGTCTACGGCTGCCGCCACTCCCTCGTCGACGGCATCATGCGCGCCACCGACGTCATGCTCGCCGGAAAAGTCGCCGTCGTCTGCGGCTACGGCGATGTCGGCAAGGGATGCTGCCAGTCGCTGCGAGGGCAGGGCGCTCGGGTCATCGTTACCGAGATCGATCCGATTTGCGCCCTGCAGGCGCTGATGGAAGGGTACGAGGTCAAGACCCTCAACGACGTCGTCTCCGAGGCCGATCTCTTCGTCACCACCACGGGCAACTACCACATCATCACCGCCGGTCACATGGCGCAGATGAAGCACAACGCCATCGTCGGCAACATCGGCCATTTCGACAACGAGATCGACATGGCCGGTCTCGCCAAGGTCGAGGGGATCCGCAAGATCAATATCAAAAACCCCCAGGAGCACGGCAACCAGCTCGACCAGTGGGTTTTCCCCGACGGCCACGCCGTCATCATCCTCGCCGAGGGACGCCTCCTCAACCTCGGCTGCGCGACCGGCCACCCCTCCTTCGTGATGTCCAACTCCTTCAGCAATCAGGTCATCGCCCAGATCGAGCTCTTCACCAAGGGGGAGAATTACGGCAACGAGGTCTACGTTCTGCCCAAGGATCTTGACGAGAAGGTCGCCCGGATGCACCTCGA from Desulfuromonas sp. encodes:
- the ahcY gene encoding adenosylhomocysteinase translates to MTMQTIKKAVDFKVADLGQAEFGRREIELAEVEMPGLMALREEYAASQPLAGARITGSLHMTVQTAVLIETLVALGAKVRWASCNIFSTQDHAAAAIAAAGIPVFAWKGETLEEYWWCTEQALSWPGGELPNMILDDGGDATMMVLEGATWQASGVPELGADDPEDWVELVTCLKDSIAKKRVDWVAVRDSIKGVTEETTTGVHRLYHLAKEGSLPFPAMNVNDSVTKSKFDNVYGCRHSLVDGIMRATDVMLAGKVAVVCGYGDVGKGCCQSLRGQGARVIVTEIDPICALQALMEGYEVKTLNDVVSEADLFVTTTGNYHIITAGHMAQMKHNAIVGNIGHFDNEIDMAGLAKVEGIRKINIKNPQEHGNQLDQWVFPDGHAVIILAEGRLLNLGCATGHPSFVMSNSFSNQVIAQIELFTKGENYGNEVYVLPKDLDEKVARMHLDKLGARLTTLTQEQADYIGVPVEGPYKADHYRY